In Drosophila simulans strain w501 chromosome X, Prin_Dsim_3.1, whole genome shotgun sequence, one DNA window encodes the following:
- the LOC6725223 gene encoding glycosylphosphatidylinositol anchor attachment 1 protein: MGLLSDPSISTQSKLVDGLARHVRKVCYALYVAGVAWFFCLALPEFNHGTYLSENALSPGLVYPEIRIDANRLAIQLLEELQRERKDHLSTTPHAWIAAKMNEFGLETHTHNYTLRYPFGGGKEYHGKNIYGILRAPRIASTEGIVFAAPYRAASSVHTDISASVPLLLAFADFARRKNYWAKDLIFLVTEQEQLGMQAWLEAYHDGDRDLDLSKAYLRPGNLPARAGSLQAALNIEVQDLEIDHVDVRIEGLNGKLPNLDMFNLVQRIMAREGIASGYKQAPRKKRRHSQSHFEQNLRQMLTMLASQSSGVPTGNHGLFHRYRIDALTIAANRRATHATLKGSPGSAAVPLLKAIEGIARSLNNLLERFHQSFFFYVIVNNDRYISIGDYMPALVALVACAFLKAYLTWSTLPATNAELEKAAGWLREHEQEAELEENLEPDKFELPYGSVLIYLTATLLIGFLCNVLPLQQYFLEIPMGAAPLTTSVLSFLSLIGFVLPFVVVLPPGGLELLHVAFLLIYGCALIVIGLLNFALGFFAAVLTVPLVIALETKEENSRSTLRNTIRLATLVMNPMMVVYVIVLAMTFYQFPELPVQKIMLRAATAAMDASAYGLIDSVIYGNWLYFVICTIFLPLWIICWTLSLSKRRDYADYLDFDESPSTSPQPQSKVKTN; the protein is encoded by the exons GCTTGGTCTATCCGGAGATCCGCATCGATGCGAATCGTCTGGCCATccagctgctggaggagctgcagcgaGAGCGAAAGGATCATCTGTCCACCACGCCGCACGCCTGGATTGCGGCCAAGATGAACGAGTTTGGCCTGGAGACGCACACCCACAACTACACGTTGCGCTACCCATTTGGCGGCGGTAAAGAGTATCACGGCAAGAATATCTACGGCATATTGAGGGCCCCAAGAATTGCCTCCACGGAGGGCATCGTTTTTGCGGCTCCATATCGCGCTGCCAGCTCCGTGCACACGGACATTTCCGCCAGCGTGCCGCTCCTGCTGGCCTTCGCCGATTTCGCCCGGCGCAAGAACTACTGGGCGAAGGATCTGATCTTTCTGGTCACCGAACAGGAGCAGCTGGGCATGCAGGCCTGGCTGGAGGCCTATCACGATGGCGACCGGGATCTGGACTTGAGCAAGGCGTACCTGCGTCCTGGCAATTTGCCCGCGCGTGCTGGTTCGCTGCAGGCGGCTCTGAATATTGAAGTTCAGGATCTGGAGATCGACCATGTGGATGTGCGAATTGAGGGCTTGAACGGCAAGCTGCCCAATCTGGATATGTTCAATCTGGTGCAGAGGATTATGGCCCGCGAGGGCATCGCCTCTGGCTATAAGCAAGCGCCACGCAAGAAGCGTCGTCATAGCCAGTCGCACTTCGAGCAGAATCTCCGCCAGATGCTGACCATGCTGGCCAGCCAGTCTTCGGGCGTACCCACTGGCAATCATGGGCTGTTCCACCGTTATCGGATCGATGCTTTGACCATAGCTGCCAATCGGAGGGCCACCCATGCCACATTGAAGGGCAGTCCAGGTTCGGCAGCGGTGCCTTTGCTGAAGGCCATTGAGGGAATAGCCAGGAGTCTGAACAACCTGCTGGAGCGCTTCCATCAAAGCTTTTTCTTCTATGTGATCGTGAACAACGATCGCTACATCTCCATTGGGGATTATATGCCCGCTTTGGTGGCTCTGGTGGCTTGTGCCTTCCTTAAGGCCTATCTAACGTGGTCCACGCTCCCGGCGACCAACGCAGAGCTGGAAAAGGCCGCTGGCTGGCTTAGGGAGCACGAACAGGAGgcggagctggaggagaaccTAGAGCCGGATAAATTCGAGCTGCCGTATGGATCGGTATTGATCTACCTTACTGCGACCCTGTTGATTGGATTCCTGTGCAACGTGTTGCCCCTGCAGCAATATTTCCTGGAGATTCCTATGGGCGCCGCACCCCTGACCACCTCAGTACTGAGCTTTCTGTCTCTGATCGGTTTCGTTCTGCCCTTTGTGGTGGTATTGCCGCCCGGAGGATTGGAGCTGCTGCACGTGGCCTTTCTGCTCATCTATGGCTGCGCCTTGATCGTCATCGGGCTGCTCAACTTTGCCCTGGGCTTCTTTGCGGCCGTGCTGACTGTGCCGCTGGTCATCGCGCTGGAGACCAAGGAGGAGAACTCGCGCAGCACGCTGAGGAACACGATCCGCTTGGCAACGCTGGTCATGAACCCCATGATGGTCGTTTATGTGATCGTGCTGGCCATGACATTCTACCAGTTTCCGGAACTGCCGGTGCAGAAGATCATGCTGAGGGCGGCCACCGCGGCCATGGATGCCTCGGCTTATGGACTCATCGATTCCGTG ATCTATGGCAACTGGCTGTACTTTGTCATCTGCACGATCTTCCTGCCCCTGTGGATCATCTGCTGGACCTTGTCGCTGTCCAAGCGACGCGACTACGCAGATTACCTGGACTTCGATGAGTCGCCATCAACGTCGCCGCAGCCGCAGTCAAAGGTGAAAACGAATTGA
- the LOC6725222 gene encoding LOW QUALITY PROTEIN: uncharacterized protein LOC6725222 (The sequence of the model RefSeq protein was modified relative to this genomic sequence to represent the inferred CDS: deleted 1 base in 1 codon) gives MSTEHLNDAEPVESASARSLVLDRALVNLLHQARRLHLNSVDSYRSLEASLEKAVPELPTTSSDTAHPAAPATSSARAFPKRKPGILARAAPKALKTRKTDTHVKTPRGVQCKTAHLPVPPPPPPPSPRCPKPRELSSAMEMADLLRIEIAETDALLDQMLFDAKALERQVVVQCQLHRDAELIRSLEQEYSALSMKCLVEAIQSDCESQDVQDLWSRCQRSLERHAERQAELESEEGLYLDLSEGEGTGKGTQTDVAESQDEILPMSSNAICQWLRRTVGQEDQDQEMAI, from the exons ATGAGCACTGAACATCTGAATGACGCGGAGCCAGTGGAATCCGCGAGTGCCCGGAGTTTGGTTTTGGATCGCGCTCTCGTCAATTTGCTGCACCAGGCACGTCGTCTCCATTTGAACAGCGTGGATAGCTATAGATCGCTGGAGGCATCCCTGGAGAAGGCAGTGCCAGAGTTGCCCACGACTAGTAGTGATACCGCACACCCCGCCGCCCCAGCGACCAGCTCGGCAAGGGCTTTTCCAAAGCGAAAGCCCGGTATCCTAGCACGAGCAGCGCCCAAGGCTCTCAAAACGCGCAAGACCGATACGCATGTGAAGACCCCACGTGGCGTCCAGTGTAAGACCGCCCATCTGCCGgtgccgccaccaccaccgccgccctCGCCGCGATGCCCAAAACCACGGGAACTTAGTTCGGCCATGGAGATGGCCGATCTTCTTCGGATCGAGATCGCCGAGACGGACGCACTGTTGGATCAAATGCTGTTCGACGCCAAGGCACTCGAACGCCAGGTGGTGGTCCAGTGTCAGTTGCACAGGGATGCGGAGCTGATCCGCAGCCTGGAGCAGGAGTACAGTGCACTATCCATGAAGTGTCTGGTAGAGGCCATTCAGTCGGACTGCGAGAGCCAGGATGTCCAGGATCTCTGGAGCCGATGTCAGCGCTCTTTGGAACGCCACGCGGAGCGACAGGCGGAGCTGGAGTCCGAAGAGGGTCTGTATCTGGATCTGAGTGAAGGCGAAGGCACCGGCAAGGGCACCCAAACCGATGTGGCTGAGTCTCAGGACGAGATTCTACCTATG TCGTCCAACGCGATTTGCCAATGGTTGCGAAGGACGGTGGGCCAAgaggatcaggatcaggagATGGCCATCTAG